A portion of the Avibacterium sp. 20-132 genome contains these proteins:
- a CDS encoding pirin family protein yields MNTVFHSANSRGNANHGWLKSRHTFSFANYYDPNRIHFGALRVINDDYVEGGMGFGTHPHDNMEIISIPLNGDLAHKDSMGNGGVIRQGDIQVMSAGTGITHSEMNPNADMPVQFLQIWVFPNQRNVAPRYQQMRIVEGERRNDFQQILSPNADDEGVWIHQDAWFFLAKFDQGTSKIYDLHKAGNGVYAFVLKGNATIAGKQLSSRDGLGIWDTASFDVVADSDTEILLMEVPMVLPQ; encoded by the coding sequence ATGAATACTGTATTTCATTCAGCAAATAGCCGTGGTAATGCTAATCACGGTTGGTTAAAAAGCCGTCATACTTTTAGCTTTGCGAATTATTACGATCCTAATCGCATACATTTCGGCGCTTTACGTGTAATTAATGATGATTATGTTGAGGGGGGAATGGGGTTTGGCACGCATCCGCACGATAATATGGAAATCATTTCCATTCCATTAAACGGCGATTTAGCTCACAAAGATAGTATGGGTAACGGCGGTGTTATTCGCCAAGGTGATATTCAAGTGATGTCTGCGGGAACAGGCATTACACATAGCGAAATGAACCCAAATGCGGATATGCCAGTGCAATTTTTGCAAATTTGGGTATTTCCTAATCAACGTAATGTAGCACCTCGTTATCAGCAAATGCGTATTGTGGAAGGGGAAAGACGCAACGATTTCCAACAAATTCTTTCACCAAATGCGGATGATGAAGGCGTATGGATTCACCAAGATGCGTGGTTCTTTCTTGCAAAATTTGATCAGGGTACAAGCAAAATATATGACCTACATAAAGCAGGCAATGGTGTGTATGCTTTTGTACTAAAAGGTAATGCAACGATTGCTGGAAAACAGCTATCAAGCCGTGATGGTTTAGGTATTTGGGATACCGCAAGTTTTGATGTGGTGGCTGATTCTGATACAGAAATTTTATTAATGGAAGTACCAATGGTATTGCCACAATAA
- the adhE gene encoding bifunctional acetaldehyde-CoA/alcohol dehydrogenase has protein sequence MSNVVENTSSPAQAEVNALVEKGLVALEEFLQLNQEQVDYIVAKASVAALDQHGVLAMHAYEETGRGVFEDKATKNLFACEYVVNNMRNLKTVGVISEDDVTGITEIADPVGVICGITPTTNPTSTTIFKALIALKTRNPIIFAFHPSAQQSSAHAARIVYDAAVAAGAPKNCVQWIETPSMEGTSALMKHPGIATILATGGNAMVEAAYSCGKPALGVGAGNVPAYVEKSADLQQAVHDIVMSKAFDNGMICASEQAAIVDAEIYDDFIKEMKSYGVYLVNKKEKAMLEEFMFGAKANSANCAGAKLNANVVGKPAYWIAQQAGFEVPEKTNILLAECKEVGPKEPLTREKLSPVLALLKSHSREEGVKLAEQMVEFNGLGHSAAIHTKDTELAKEFGERVKAIRVIWNSPSTFGGIGDVYNSFLPSLTLGCGSYGKNSVGNNVSAVNLLNIKRVGRRRNNMQWFKVPSKIYFERDSIQYLQSMKGMERVVIITDRTMVDLGFVEKIAKQITARGNHVTYQLFADVEPDPSIETVRRGVELIRSYKPDTIIALGGGSSMDAAKVMWLFYEQPEVDFRDLVQKFMDIRKRAFKFPQLGRKARFIGIPTTSGTGSEVTPFAVITEGDKKYPIADYSLTPTVAIVDPALVMTVPAHVAADTGLDVLTHATEAYVSVLANDFTDGLALQAIKLVFENLERSVKEKDPEAREKMHNASTMAGMAFANAFLGMNHSLAHKIGGRFHTPHGRTNAILMPHVIRYNGTRPQKVATWPKYNHYKADVKYQEIARMLGLPCATPEEGVKSFAQACYDLAASVGIQMSFKEQGIDEQTWLDARRDVALLAFEDQCSPANPRLPLVEDMEVILTNAYYGYDPSQY, from the coding sequence ATGAGTAACGTGGTTGAAAACACAAGTAGCCCAGCTCAAGCAGAAGTGAACGCCTTGGTGGAAAAAGGCTTAGTTGCCTTAGAAGAATTCCTCCAGCTCAACCAAGAACAGGTTGATTACATTGTGGCGAAAGCCTCGGTAGCGGCGCTCGATCAGCACGGTGTGCTTGCTATGCACGCTTATGAAGAAACAGGGCGTGGTGTGTTTGAAGACAAAGCAACGAAAAATTTATTTGCCTGTGAGTATGTGGTAAATAATATGCGAAATCTGAAAACCGTTGGGGTGATTAGTGAAGATGATGTAACGGGCATCACTGAAATTGCTGATCCCGTTGGCGTGATATGTGGGATAACACCAACCACAAATCCGACTTCCACCACCATTTTTAAAGCCCTCATTGCCCTTAAAACACGTAACCCAATTATTTTTGCTTTCCACCCTTCTGCACAGCAATCTTCTGCTCACGCTGCGCGTATTGTTTATGATGCGGCAGTGGCGGCTGGTGCGCCTAAAAATTGTGTGCAATGGATAGAAACGCCCTCAATGGAAGGCACATCAGCACTAATGAAACATCCCGGTATTGCCACTATTTTAGCAACAGGTGGGAATGCGATGGTTGAAGCCGCTTATTCTTGTGGTAAACCAGCCCTTGGTGTGGGGGCGGGGAATGTGCCAGCTTATGTAGAAAAAAGTGCTGACCTGCAACAAGCCGTACACGATATTGTGATGTCCAAAGCCTTTGATAATGGAATGATCTGTGCCTCTGAACAAGCGGCGATTGTTGATGCTGAAATCTATGATGACTTCATCAAAGAAATGAAATCTTACGGCGTTTACCTTGTCAATAAAAAAGAAAAAGCAATGTTGGAAGAATTTATGTTCGGCGCAAAAGCCAACAGTGCAAACTGTGCAGGGGCAAAATTAAACGCCAATGTGGTGGGCAAACCCGCCTATTGGATCGCTCAACAAGCAGGTTTTGAAGTGCCAGAAAAAACCAATATTCTTTTAGCTGAATGTAAAGAAGTTGGACCAAAAGAACCGCTCACGCGTGAAAAACTTTCTCCTGTACTTGCTTTACTTAAGTCTCATTCTCGTGAAGAAGGGGTGAAATTAGCTGAGCAAATGGTGGAATTTAACGGATTAGGGCATTCCGCTGCCATTCACACAAAAGATACTGAGCTTGCCAAAGAATTTGGTGAACGCGTAAAAGCCATTCGTGTAATTTGGAACTCACCTTCTACCTTTGGGGGGATTGGTGATGTGTATAACTCCTTCTTGCCATCGTTAACCTTAGGTTGTGGTTCTTACGGTAAAAATTCCGTAGGTAACAACGTAAGTGCGGTGAATTTATTAAATATTAAACGAGTGGGCAGACGGAGAAATAATATGCAATGGTTTAAAGTACCTTCAAAAATCTATTTTGAACGGGATTCAATCCAATATCTACAATCAATGAAAGGTATGGAACGTGTGGTAATCATCACCGACCGCACAATGGTAGATTTAGGCTTTGTAGAAAAAATTGCGAAACAAATCACTGCACGTGGCAACCACGTTACCTATCAATTATTCGCGGACGTTGAGCCAGATCCAAGTATTGAAACTGTACGTCGTGGGGTTGAATTAATTCGTAGTTACAAACCAGACACCATTATTGCCTTAGGTGGTGGCTCATCAATGGATGCAGCAAAAGTAATGTGGTTATTCTATGAACAACCTGAAGTAGATTTCCGTGATCTCGTCCAAAAATTTATGGATATTCGTAAACGCGCCTTTAAATTCCCACAATTAGGACGCAAAGCACGCTTTATCGGTATCCCAACCACTTCAGGAACAGGTTCTGAAGTTACGCCATTTGCCGTGATCACCGAAGGTGATAAAAAATACCCAATCGCCGACTATTCACTTACCCCAACAGTCGCTATTGTCGATCCGGCGCTGGTAATGACCGTACCCGCTCACGTTGCCGCAGATACAGGGTTAGATGTGCTAACTCACGCAACGGAAGCCTATGTTTCGGTACTAGCCAACGATTTTACAGACGGCTTAGCGTTGCAAGCGATTAAATTAGTGTTTGAAAATCTTGAACGTTCCGTAAAAGAAAAAGATCCAGAAGCCAGAGAGAAAATGCACAACGCCTCAACAATGGCTGGAATGGCATTCGCCAATGCGTTCTTAGGAATGAACCACTCTCTCGCCCATAAAATTGGTGGCCGTTTCCATACGCCTCACGGACGCACCAACGCCATTTTAATGCCGCACGTTATCCGTTATAACGGTACACGTCCGCAAAAAGTGGCAACTTGGCCGAAATATAATCATTATAAAGCCGATGTGAAATACCAAGAAATCGCACGTATGCTAGGCTTACCTTGTGCCACGCCAGAAGAAGGCGTGAAATCTTTCGCGCAAGCTTGTTATGATTTAGCTGCCAGCGTGGGCATTCAAATGTCTTTCAAAGAACAGGGTATTGATGAACAAACTTGGCTCGATGCACGTCGTGATGTGGCATTGCTTGCCTTTGAAGATCAATGCTCGCCAGCTAACCCACGCTTGCCATTAGTGGAAGATATGGAAGTAATTTTAACCAATGCCTACTACGGTTACGATCCAAGTCAATATTAA
- a CDS encoding Dps family protein, protein MATNIGLDKATSEKLAQELNNLLATYQVFYMNVRGYHWNIKGVNFFELHAKFEEIYDDLVVKVDEIAERILTLGYTPSNAFSEYLTKSLIKEHTGVSVAQECLSGTLSGFKTLLKQQREILALAADADDEGTASQMSDYIKEQEKLVWMFTAACESCNS, encoded by the coding sequence ATGGCAACAAATATCGGTTTAGACAAAGCCACTTCAGAAAAATTAGCGCAAGAACTTAATAACTTACTTGCTACTTACCAAGTCTTTTATATGAACGTGCGCGGTTACCACTGGAATATCAAAGGGGTTAATTTCTTTGAATTACACGCAAAATTTGAAGAAATTTATGATGATTTAGTGGTAAAAGTAGATGAAATTGCAGAGCGTATCCTTACTTTAGGCTACACCCCAAGCAATGCTTTCAGCGAATATTTAACAAAATCGTTAATTAAAGAACATACTGGTGTAAGTGTGGCGCAAGAATGCTTAAGCGGTACGTTATCTGGCTTTAAAACATTACTCAAACAACAACGTGAAATCTTGGCGTTAGCCGCTGATGCTGATGATGAAGGTACAGCTTCACAAATGAGTGATTACATTAAAGAGCAAGAAAAATTAGTTTGGATGTTTACTGCTGCTTGTGAAAGCTGTAACAGCTAA
- a CDS encoding anthranilate synthase component II, with the protein MNTNLLIINNQDSFTYNLVDLIRQFDVPFSVQNVEHLSLDEVENFSHILISPGPDVPRAYPQLFAMLERYQHSKSILGVCLGHQTLCEFFGATLYNLAQVRHGQAKQIKVRSNSGLFLGLPSQFQIGLYHSWAVSKQNFPPELDITATCEEGIIMAMQHRHLPIFGVQFHPESYISAQGKRLIENWLKT; encoded by the coding sequence ATGAACACAAATTTATTAATTATCAATAATCAAGACTCTTTTACCTACAATTTGGTGGATTTAATTCGTCAGTTTGATGTGCCATTTTCCGTGCAAAATGTAGAGCATTTAAGCCTTGATGAAGTAGAAAATTTCAGCCACATTTTAATTTCTCCGGGTCCTGATGTTCCTCGTGCTTATCCACAACTGTTTGCAATGTTGGAACGCTATCAGCACAGTAAATCTATTCTAGGCGTTTGCCTTGGACATCAAACCTTATGTGAATTTTTTGGGGCAACGTTATATAATTTAGCGCAGGTGCGACACGGGCAGGCAAAGCAGATCAAAGTGCGGTCAAATTCTGGCTTGTTTTTAGGATTGCCGAGCCAATTTCAAATTGGGCTTTATCATTCGTGGGCGGTATCGAAGCAGAATTTTCCACCTGAATTAGACATTACCGCCACTTGCGAAGAAGGGATCATAATGGCAATGCAACATCGCCATTTACCAATTTTTGGCGTACAATTCCACCCCGAATCTTATATTTCAGCGCAAGGAAAAAGGTTAATTGAAAATTGGTTGAAAACTTGA
- a CDS encoding aminodeoxychorismate synthase component I, translated as MPFDYFVQRANHLGAQHIPFFFLIDFEQQHPIICPLAECAEQGIWFEFPSQNNLPMAAQSSPDKPFRLKKFPIDFATYQQGFEMVQQALQQGNSYLLNLTYATPIAINYNLNTLFSATQAKYKLLFKKEFVCFSPEPFVKISHNQIFTYPMKGTINADLPDAEKQLINSEKEQREHYTIVDLMRNDLAMVGQNVQVTRFRYLEKIITEGGAIWQTSSEIRADLNTNWQAHIGTILSQLLPAGSISGAPKEKTVATIQQAELGQRGYYTGVFGIFNGESLESAVAIRFISQQNGQYSFHSGGGITIQSNAEQEYQELLEKIYVPLKAQKGTN; from the coding sequence ATGCCATTTGATTACTTTGTGCAACGTGCTAACCACTTAGGCGCTCAACATATTCCTTTTTTCTTTTTGATCGATTTTGAACAGCAACACCCCATTATTTGCCCCCTTGCAGAATGTGCCGAGCAAGGTATTTGGTTTGAGTTTCCAAGCCAAAATAATTTGCCAATGGCAGCCCAATCAAGCCCAGATAAACCTTTTAGATTAAAAAAATTTCCTATTGATTTTGCCACTTATCAGCAAGGTTTTGAAATGGTTCAACAGGCATTGCAACAAGGAAATTCCTATTTACTCAATCTCACTTATGCCACGCCGATTGCAATAAATTATAATCTCAACACGTTGTTTTCTGCCACGCAGGCGAAATATAAACTCTTGTTTAAAAAAGAGTTTGTTTGTTTTTCGCCTGAGCCTTTTGTGAAAATTTCGCATAACCAAATTTTCACTTATCCAATGAAAGGCACGATAAATGCGGATTTGCCCGATGCAGAGAAACAATTAATCAACTCTGAAAAGGAGCAGCGAGAACATTACACCATTGTGGATTTAATGCGTAATGACCTTGCTATGGTAGGGCAAAATGTGCAAGTAACGCGTTTTCGATATTTAGAAAAGATTATTACCGAAGGTGGGGCAATTTGGCAGACAAGTTCAGAGATTCGTGCAGATCTTAACACAAACTGGCAGGCGCACATTGGTACAATACTCAGCCAGCTTTTACCCGCAGGCTCGATCAGTGGCGCGCCAAAAGAAAAAACCGTTGCCACCATTCAACAGGCAGAATTAGGGCAACGGGGTTATTACACGGGCGTGTTTGGCATTTTTAATGGCGAAAGTCTTGAAAGTGCGGTTGCAATTCGTTTTATTTCACAGCAAAACGGACAATACTCTTTCCATAGTGGTGGAGGGATTACGATTCAAAGCAACGCAGAACAAGAATATCAAGAATTATTAGAGAAAATTTATGTGCCACTTAAAGCGCAAAAAGGAACGAACTAA